One segment of Anopheles stephensi strain Indian chromosome 3, UCI_ANSTEP_V1.0, whole genome shotgun sequence DNA contains the following:
- the LOC118510715 gene encoding adapter molecule Crk has translation MASFDVYDRSSWYFGAMSRQDATDLLLNERESGVFLVRDSTTIVGDFVLCVREDSKVSHYIINKIPNSPDGECFVYRIGDQTFADLPDLLSFYKLHYLDTTPLRRPMIRRLEKVIGKFDFDGSDPDDLPFKKGEILHIISKDEEQWWTARNGQGQTGQIPVPYVTRYEENIIERPNSGGGGGAGAGGGPGGHHHHHPAGAGGGLHHSENSNIFKSNLNRQLPALARVKQERVPNAYDETALKLSVGDVIKVLKTNINGQWEGELKGKIGHFPFTHVEFIDE, from the coding sequence ATGGCATCCTTCGATGTGTACGATCGGTCGAGCTGGTACTTCGGTGCGATGTCACGCCAGGACGCGACAGATTTGCTGCTGAACGAGCGCGAAAGCGGCGTGTTTCTGGTGCGCGACAGTACCACGATCGTGGGCGATTTCGTGCTGTGCGTGCGTGAAGATTCGAAAGTGAGTCACTACATCATAAACAAAATACCGAACTCGCCCGACGGCGAGTGCTTCGTGTACCGTATCGGCGATCAAACGTTCGCCGATCTGCCGGACCTGCTGTCGTTCTACAAGCTGCACTATCTCGACACGACGCCCCTGCGGCGACCGATGATCCGCCGGCTGGAGAAGGTAATCGGGAAGTTCGATTTTGACGGTAGCGATCCGGACGATTTGCCGTTCAAGAAGGGCGAAATACTGCACATCATCAGCAAGGACGAGGAGCAATGGTGGACGGCACGGAATGGGCAGGGTCAGACCGGCCAGATACCGGTACCGTACGTGACGCGATACGAGGAAAACATTATCGAGCGGCCCAACTCGGGTGGCggaggtggtgctggtgctggtggtggtccgggtggacatcatcatcatcatccagcgGGTGCCGGCGGTGGGCTGCATCATTCGGAAAATTCGAACATTTTCAAATCGAACCTTAACCGACAGCTGCCAGCGTTGGCCCGGGTTAAGCAGGAGCGCGTCCCGAACGCGTACGACGAGACGGCCCTCAAGCTAAGCGTTGGTGACGTTATAAAGGTGCTGAAGACGAACATCAACGGGCAGTGGGAGGGTGAGCTGAAGGGCAAGATTGGCCACTTTCCGTTCACGCACGTCGAGTTTATTGATGAGTGA
- the LOC118510716 gene encoding sialin, which translates to MSTGIAGWITCRQVLNIMVIFGFMLNYALRVNFTIAIVAMTKTIVNVATGGDNSTGLLNDTATTLAELSSTTTESSVIDEADKFEWDARQQNLMLGSFFWGYVLTELPGGRLAEIIGGRRVFGYSMLWASLLTLLTPLASNTHYIAVVILRAVLGFFLGASWPAIHPLTAVWIPPMDRSKFIANMMASSLGAAITMPICGFLIATIGWQSVFYFTGGLGLVWSIVWFLVVFETPASHPRITPEERNEIETAINAAGKKKKPSYVPWKSIITSPPVWAIILTHGASVFGFFTVVNQLPTYMKYILHFNIKENGLLSSLPYFGKYAMAVISSHLADYLRKSGKLSTTATRKIFTAFAVMTPGFLMIIQVYMGENRSWAVGIFTLSLFLNGAVTAGYLGNGLDIAPNFSGTIFGMANTLSSFGGFVSAYMVGVLTNDNQTYGQWQIVFWILAVVYITGSSAYVLMGTGELQAWNNPPEKGDGNGETEEGVPLNQRGQAAVK; encoded by the exons ATGTCGACCGGCATAGCAG GATGGATAACATGCCGGCAAGTGCTGAACATTATGGTGATCTTCGGCTTCATGCTGAACTACGCGCTGCGCGTAAACttcacgatcgcgatcgtggCGATGACGAAAACGATCGTGAACGTAGCCACCGGTGGGGACAACAGTACCGGGCTGCTGAACGATACGGCAACCACGCTGGCGGAACtgtccagcaccaccaccgaatCGTCCGTGATCGATGAGGCGGACAAGTTTGAGTGGGACGCCCGCCAGCAGAACCTTATGCTCGGAAGCTTCTTCTGGGGTTACGTGCTGACGGAGCTGCCGGGTGGCCGCTTGGCGGAGATTATCGGTGGCCGGCGCGTGTTCGGGTACAGCATGCTGTGGGCCAGCTTGCTTACCCTGCTGACGCCACTCGCCTCCAACACGCACTACATTGCGGTGGTAATTTTGCGTGCCGTGCTCGGCTTCTTTCTCGGTGCGTCCTGGCCCGCCATTCACCCGCTGACCGCCGTTTGGATTCCGCCGATGGATCGGTCGAAGTTCATTGCGAATATGATGGCTTCGTCGCTCGGTGCCGCCATTACGATGCCTATCTGTGGGTTCCTGATCGCGACGATCGGATGGCAGAGTGTGTTCTACTTTACCGGCGGGCTCGGTTTGGTGTGGTCGATCGTTTGGTTCCTGGTGGTGTTTGAAACGCCGGCTTCCCATCCACGCATCACGCCCGAGGAGCGGAACGAGATCGAGACGGCCATTAATGCGGccggcaagaagaagaagccttCGTACGTGCCGTGGAAGTCGATCATTACCTCACCGCCGGTCTGGGCCATTATTCTTACGCACGGTGCGTCCGTGTTTGGGTTCTTCACCGTCGTGAACCAGCTGCCCACCTACATGAAGTACATTCTGCATTTCAACATTAAGGAG AACGGATTGCTTTCCTCCTTGCCCTACTTTGGAAAGTACGCCATGGCTGTGATTTCATCGCATTTAGCTGATTACCTGAGAAAATCGGGCAAACTGTCGACGACCGCCACCAGAAAGATTTTCACCGCCTTCG cTGTGATGACTCCCGGCTTCTTGATGATCATTCAAGTGTACATGGGAGAGAACCGTTCCTGGGCGGTTGGTATCTTTACGCTGTCGCTCTTCCTGAACGGTGCCGTCACGGCCGGCTACCTCGGCAACGGGCTGGACATTGCGCCCAACTTTTCCGGCACCATCTTCGGTATGGCAAACACGCTGTCCTCGTTCGGTGGTTTCGTATCCGCGTACATGGTTGGTGTGCTCACCAACGACAAT CAAACCTACGGTCAGTGGCAGATCGTGTTCTGGATTCTGGCCGTGGTGTACATTACGGGTTCCTCGGCGTACGTGCTGATGGGTACGGGTGAGCTGCAAGCCTGGAACAATCCGCCGGAGAAGGGTGACGGTAACGGTGAAACGGAGGAAGGTGTCCCGCTTAACCAGCGCGGACAGGCTGCCGTCAAGTAA
- the LOC118510718 gene encoding mitochondrial import receptor subunit TOM70, giving the protein MTTGSTGSTFPKWQLALLIGAPVAIGLGYLYWRKAGDQGEGSGDKLTKKKLADLKDKTISLDGDSSEAKQQPPDAKPLTGRELALKHKNNGNAHFRAGKYDQAISEYDAAIEHCPTYEASDRATYYQNRAAAYEQLQNWAAVIKDCTNAIECNPGYTKALVRRAKAYEQQKDLSKALEDITAACIVDQFQNKTTLVMADRILRELGQQHGREAMKNKKEIYPSKQFIDSYFSSFTNDPVRKLVVASSEPKGFIKAKALFEKGEYEAVVAACTEEIESSESESDYKLEALVLRGTMYNLIACYEEAKQDLDAVIELETADKRLRSNALIKRASLAMQTQPETPGECFKFFTRAEEIDSTNGDIYHHRGQVYILTDRMDDAIADFERAYSLCPTSGIIATHLCYAKYCQANQSKDESGMERMKKRFDELLEQYSDCVECYSILAQVLTEQQQFGEADSCFVRALKVDPNNAQIYVHRGVLQLQWKGDFDEGVKLIKKAIQVDSKCEFAYETLGTIEVQRGNLVEAIRLFERAIELARTEITLVHLYSLKDAAVAQLSVAKNMGLSISNIQPNF; this is encoded by the coding sequence ATGACGACGGGTAGCACGGGATCAACATTCCCCAAATGGCAGTTGGCACTACTGATCGGTGCGCCAGTGGCCATCGGACTCGGCTACCTGTACTGGCGCAAGGCGGGCGACCAGGGCGAAGGTAGCGGCGACAAGCtgacgaagaaaaaattaGCCGACCTCAAGGACAAAACCATATCGCTCGATGGCGATTCGTCGGAGGCGAAGCAGCAGCCGCCGGACGCGAAACCGTTGACCGGTCGCGAGCTTGCgctgaaacacaaaaacaacggTAATGCACACTTCCGCGCGGGAAAGTACGATCAGGCGATCAGCGAGTATGATGCCGCGATCGAGCACTGCCCAACGTACGAGGCGAGCGATCGTGCTACGTACTACCAGAACCGGGCGGCCGCGTACGAGCAGCTACAGAATTGGGCCGCCGTTATCAAGGACTGCACGAACGCGATCGAGTGTAATCCGGGATACACGAAAGCGTTGGTACGACGCGCCAAAGCGTACGAGCAGCAGAAAGATCTTTCCAAGGCGCTCGAGGACATCACGGCGGCCTGTATCGTGGACCAGTTCCAGAACAAGACGACGCTCGTGATGGCGGACCGTATACTGCGTGAGCTGGGCCAGCAGCACGGGAGGGAAGCGATGAAGAACAAGAAGGAAATTTACCCTTCCAAACAGTTCATCGACAGTTACTTCAGCTCGTTTACGAACGATCCGGTCCGGAAGCTGGTGGTGGCAAGCTCGGAACCGAAAGGTTTCATCAAAGCCAAGGCCCTGTTCGAAAAGGGCGAGTACGAAGCGGTCGTTGCGGCCTGTACGGAGGAGATCGAATCGAGTGAATCGGAATCGGACTACAAGCTGGAGGCGCTGGTACTGCGCGGCACCATGTACAATCTGATCGCCTGCTACGAGGAAGCCAAACAGGATTTGGATGCGGTGATCGAGCTGGAAACGGCCGACAAGCGGTTACGCTCGAATGCGCTCATCAAGCGTGCGTCGTTGGCGATGCAAACGCAGCCCGAAACGCCCGGCGAGTGCTTTAAGTTTTTCACCCGCGCGGAAGAAATCGACAGCACGAACGGAGACATCTACCATCACCGGGGCCAGGTGTACATACTGACCGACCGGATGGATGATGCGATCGCGGACTTCGAGCGTGCGTACTCGCTGTGTCCCACGTCCGGCATCATTGCGACGCACCTTTGCTACGCGAAGTATTGCCAGGCGAACCAAAGCAAGGACGAGAGCGGTATGGAGCGTATGAAGAAGCGGTTCGACGAGCTGCTGGAACAGTACTCGGACTGTGTCGAGTGTTACAGCATCCTGGCGCAGGTGCttaccgagcagcagcagttcggCGAAGCGGACAGCTGCTTCGTGCGTGCGCTGAAGGTCGACCCGAACAATGCCCAGATCTACGTGCATCGGGGCGTGCTGCAGCTCCAGTGGAAGGGCGATTTCGACGAGGGCGTGAAGCTGATCAAGAAAGCGATACAGGTCGACAGCAAGTGCGAGTTTGCGTACGAAACGCTCGGCACGATCGAGGTGCAGC